One window from the genome of bacterium encodes:
- a CDS encoding CpsD/CapB family tyrosine-protein kinase: MFPTRPTPETLISHKIMAIEENHAVSDEFRLLRTRIVQRFSQNGWSSLMITGFSAGDGKSTIALNLAITFSKDTSHTTLLVDLDLRKPAIQKTLGLEPEVPGTGLNSYFLGKKSWEEIIIHPGINNLAILPAGSGASPGLEVFGSSLMKTLIKELKGKYGDCFMIFDVPSVSLYPDPLILSEYVDAILLVARRGRIPRGKVKRAISLLPREKLLGIVFNDG; encoded by the coding sequence ATGTTTCCAACTCGGCCAACTCCTGAAACCCTTATCAGCCATAAGATCATGGCCATAGAAGAGAACCATGCAGTCAGTGATGAATTCAGGCTGCTTCGAACCCGCATCGTGCAGCGGTTCAGTCAAAATGGCTGGAGCAGTCTGATGATAACCGGATTCAGCGCCGGCGATGGGAAAAGCACCATCGCGCTCAATTTAGCAATTACTTTTTCCAAAGACACAAGCCATACGACCCTGCTGGTCGATCTGGACCTGCGAAAGCCCGCGATCCAGAAGACCCTGGGGCTGGAACCCGAAGTCCCTGGCACCGGACTGAATTCTTATTTTCTCGGCAAAAAATCATGGGAGGAGATTATCATACATCCTGGCATCAATAACCTTGCCATCCTGCCTGCCGGCAGCGGAGCTTCCCCTGGCCTGGAGGTTTTCGGCTCTTCGCTCATGAAGACGCTGATAAAAGAACTGAAGGGGAAATATGGAGATTGCTTCATGATTTTTGACGTTCCATCCGTCTCCTTATACCCTGATCCCCTGATCCTCTCTGAATATGTCGATGCGATTCTCCTGGTAGCCAGAAGAGGCAGGATACCCCGCGGGAAAGTAAAGAGAGCCATCAGTCTGCTGCCCCGCGAAAAACTGTTGGGGATTGTGTTTAATGACGGGTGA